TAATAATTCATTTCAATTCACTCATAGCTGCACTCTATTTGATTAATGTTCGATTTTTTTAATCAGCCAATTGAAAATCACTTGACTAATAAATACAATGACTAAAATTAAAAATGTGGCGACTAAAATCACGTCCATCCGACTCCGATTATAACCTCGTGCAATCGCAATCGTCCCTAAACCACCGCCACCAACAACGCCTGCCATGGCTGTTAATCCAATGACATTAATGACCGTCGAAGCACTGACCCGCAACAGGGCTGGCAAGCCTTCGCGTAAATAGACACGAAAAATAATATCCCAGGGGCTTGACCCCATCGCTTGCGCCGCTTCGACCACACCAGAATCCACTTCCAGTAAGGCAATCTCAACTTGACGGGCAAAAAACGGTATCGTCGCAATAATAATGGGTACACTCGCCGCCGTTGAACCTATCGTAGTCCCAACGATAATACGCGTCACATTAATTAATAACGCCAATAAAATAATAAATGGTATCGAGCGAAAAATATTGATTAACGTATCCAATACTTTATAGATGACTTTATTTTCTAAAATGCCTCCTTCGTGCGTGACCGTAATGATGACCCCAAAGATTAACCCGATTACTCCAGCAAAGAGAATCGTCAATCCTAGCATATAGACAGTTTCCCAGGTTGCGGCAATAATTTCATCGTTTAATTCATAAGCATTAGGAAAATGAGTTGCATACCATTGAATCAGTGTTTGCATTAGTTACTCCCCTCCTTTTGCAAGTAATGTTGGAATAACGTTTGTACAGAATCGACGTTCACTTGATGCTCTTGTAAATATCGTTTTGCTAAACGGATTTGCTCCGGTTCACCTTTTAACGCCACCAATAAATTCCCTACCGGTGTATCTTGGATAATTTCGATATGCCCGTATAAAATATTGATTTCCAACCCAAATTCTTTAATTAACGATGTAATAAATGGTTGAGTGGTTTCCTCACCCGTATAGGTTAAGCGTGCTAACTCACTATCTTGACTAATCCGAATCGTCTCTGGATGCTTTAAAACCAATTCGATTTCTTGGTCAAAATGTGTCGCAGTATCAATAAATTCTTTCGTCAACGGTTTTTGTGGTCGGGTAAAGATTTCTAAAATGGTACCTTGTTCTAACACGTGACCATTTTCCATTACCGCAACACGGTCGCACAAATCTTTAACCACACCCATCTCATGCGTGATAATCACTATCGTCAAATTTAATTTTTCGTTCAACTCTTTGAGTAAGGTTAAAATTGCGCTTGTTGTTTTCGGATCCAGCGCACTAGTAGCTTCATCACATAACAATACGTCTGGGTCATTAGCTAATGCCCGAGCAATCGCTACCCGTTGTTTTTGTCCTCCTGACAATTGTTTGGGATAGCTGTCTGATTTCTCTTTCAAACCAACCAAACTCAATAATTCAGCCACTTTTTCTGCCACTTCACGTTTCGACAAGCCACTGCCTTTTAATGGAAAGGCCACATTTTCAAAAATCGTTCGTGAGTCCATTAAGTTAAAATGTTGAAAAATCATCCCAATTTTTTTGCGTGCTTGACGTAATTCAGGCGTGGTTAAATCAAGTAAGGCTTGACCATTAACCGTTACTGTACCGGTAGTGGGACGTTGCAATAAATTAATGGTTCGCACTAATGTGCTTTTACCTGCACCACTATAGCCGACAATCCCAAATATTTCGCCTCGTTCAATCGATAAATTAACATCTTTGACAGCAGTGACTACACGGTCTTGCTGCTTAAACACAACATCGATATCAGCTAATTT
The genomic region above belongs to Aerococcaceae bacterium zg-1292 and contains:
- a CDS encoding ABC transporter permease — its product is MQTLIQWYATHFPNAYELNDEIIAATWETVYMLGLTILFAGVIGLIFGVIITVTHEGGILENKVIYKVLDTLINIFRSIPFIILLALLINVTRIIVGTTIGSTAASVPIIIATIPFFARQVEIALLEVDSGVVEAAQAMGSSPWDIIFRVYLREGLPALLRVSASTVINVIGLTAMAGVVGGGGLGTIAIARGYNRSRMDVILVATFLILVIVFISQVIFNWLIKKIEH
- a CDS encoding ATP-binding cassette domain-containing protein; protein product: MIKLADIDVVFKQQDRVVTAVKDVNLSIERGEIFGIVGYSGAGKSTLVRTINLLQRPTTGTVTVNGQALLDLTTPELRQARKKIGMIFQHFNLMDSRTIFENVAFPLKGSGLSKREVAEKVAELLSLVGLKEKSDSYPKQLSGGQKQRVAIARALANDPDVLLCDEATSALDPKTTSAILTLLKELNEKLNLTIVIITHEMGVVKDLCDRVAVMENGHVLEQGTILEIFTRPQKPLTKEFIDTATHFDQEIELVLKHPETIRISQDSELARLTYTGEETTQPFITSLIKEFGLEINILYGHIEIIQDTPVGNLLVALKGEPEQIRLAKRYLQEHQVNVDSVQTLFQHYLQKEGSN